One segment of Vulpes lagopus strain Blue_001 chromosome 8, ASM1834538v1, whole genome shotgun sequence DNA contains the following:
- the AHDC1 gene encoding AT-hook DNA-binding motif-containing protein 1 — MRVKPQGLVVTSSAVCSSPDYLREPKYYPGGPPTPRPLLPTRPPASPPDKAFAHTFSENPRPPPRRDPSTRRPPVLAKGDDPLPPRAARPVSQARCPTPAGDNNSSRRRWDNGRVNLRPVVQLIDIMKDLTRLSQDLQHSGVHLDCGGLRLSRPPAPPPGDLQYSFFSSPSLANSIRSPEERAAPHAKSERPSHPLYEPEPEPRDSPQPGQGHSPGATAAATGLPPEPEPDGPDYSELADADILSELASLTCPEAQLLEAQALEPPSPEPEPQLLDPQPRFLDPQALEPLGEALELPPLQPLADPLGLPGLALQALDTLPDSLESQLLDPQALDPLPKLLDVPGRRLEPQQPLGPCPLAEPLRLDLCSPHGPHGPEGHPKYALRRTDRPKILCRRRKAGRGRKADAGPEGRLLPLPMPTGLAAALAEPPPPPPPPPPALPGPGPVPELEPESSQTPVVPTRKGKCRGVRRMVVKMAKIPVSLGRRNKTTYKVSSLSSSLSVEGKELGLRVSAEPTPLLKMKNNGRNVVVVFPPGEMPIILKRKRGRPPKNLLLGPGKPKEPAVVAAEAATVAAAAMAMPEVKKRRRRKQKLASPQPSYAADANDSKAEYSDVLAKLAFLNRQSQCAGRCSPPRCWTPSEPESVHQAPDTQSISHFLHRVQGFRRRGGKAGGFGGRGGGHAAKAARCSFSDFFEGIGKKKKVVAVAAAGVGGPSLTELGHPRKRGRGEVDAMTGKPKRKRRSRKNGTLFPEQVPSGPGFGEAGAEWAGDKGGGWAPHHGHPGGQAGRNCGFQGTEAQAFASTGLESGASGRGSYYSTGAPAGQTELSQERQNLFTGYFRSLLDSDDSSDLLDFALSASRPESRKASGTYAGPPTSTLPAQRGLASFPSRGAKASPVAVGSSGAGADPSFQPVLSARQTFPPGRAASYGITPATSDCRAAETFPKLAPPPSAVARSPTTHPPANTYPPQYGGYGAGQSVFAPAKPFTGQDCANSKDCSFAYGSGNSLPASPSSAHSAGYAPPPTGGPCLPPSKASFFNSSEAPFSGSAPTPLRCDSRASTVSPGGYMVPKGTTASATSAASAASSSSSSFQPSPENCRQFAGASQWPFRQGYGGLDWASEAFSQLYNPGFDCHVSEPNVILDISNYTPQKVKQQTAVSETFSESSSDSTQFNQPVGGGFRRANSEASSSEGQSSLSSLEKLMMDWNEASSAPGYNWNQSVLFQSSSKPGRGRRKKVDLFEASHLGFASSASATASGYPSKRSTGPRQPRGGRGGGACSAKKERGGAAAKAKFIPKPQPVNPLFQDSPDLGLDYYSGDSSMSPLPSQSRAFGVGERDPCDFMGPYSMNPSTPSDGTFGQGFHCDSPSLGAPELDGKHFPPLAHPPTVFDAGLQKAYSPTCSPTLGFKEELRPPPTKLATCEPLKHGLQGASLGHAAAAQAHLSCRDLPLGQPHYDSPSCKGTAYWYPPGSAARSPPYEGKVGTGLLADFLGRTEAACLSAPHLASPPATPKADKEPLEMARPPGPPRGPAAAAAGYGCPLLSDLTLSPVPRDSLLPLQDTAYRYPGFMPQAHPGLGGGPKSGFLGPMAEPHPEDTFTVTSL, encoded by the coding sequence ATGCGTGTGAAGCCCCAGGGCCTGGTGGTGACTTCCAGTGCCGTGTGCAGCTCTCCTGACTACCTCCGGGAGCCCAAGTACTACCCCggtggcccccccaccccacggccCTTGCTTCCCACCCGGCCCCCTGCCAGCCCACCTGACAAGGCCTTCGCCCACACCTTCTCCGAGAACCCACGCCCACCCCCACGCCGGGACCCCAGCACCCGGCGCCCACCAGTCCTTGCCAAGGGGGACGACCCGCTGCCCCCTAGGGCAGCCCGTCCCGTCTCCCAGGCCCGCTGCCCCACTCCTGCGGGAGACAACAACAGCTCCCGACGTCGCTGGGACAACGGGCGGGTGAACCTGCGTCCGGTGGTGCAGCTGATTGACATCATGAAGGACCTGACCCGGCTCTCCCAGGACCTGCAGCACAGCGGCGTGCATCTGGACTGCGGTGGCCTCAGACTCAGCCGCccacctgccccgccccctgGTGACCTTCAGTACAGCTTCTTCTCCTCGCCCAGCCTGGCCAACAGCATCCGCAGCCCTGAGGAGCGGGCTGCCCCTCATGCCAAGTCTGAGAGGCCTAGCCACCCCCTCTatgagccggagcccgagcctaGGGACAGTCCCCAGCCTGGCCAAGGCCATAGTCCCGGAGCCACAGCTGCGGCCACCGGTCTGCCCCCGGAGCCTGAGCCAGACGGCCCTGATTACTCGGAACTTGCTGACGCCGACATCCTCAGTGAGCTGGCCTCCCTGACTTGCCCTGAGGCCCAGCTGCTGGAGGCCCAGGCCCTTGAGCCACCATCTCCCGAGCCAGAGCCCCAGCTTCTGGACCCCCAGCCCCGCTTCCTGGACCCACAGGCCCTAGAGCCACTTGGGGAAGCTCTGGAGCTGCCACCCCTGCAACCTCTCGCTGATCCTCTGGGGCTGCCAGGCCTGGCTCTACAGGCCCTGGATACCCTGCCTGACTCCTTAGAGTCGCAGCTGCTCGACCCTCAGGCACTTGACCCTCTGCCCAAGTTGCTTGACGTCCCTGGCCGCCGCCTAGAGCCTCAGCagcccctggggccctgcccaCTGGCCGAGCCCTTGCGCCTGGACTTGTGCTCGCCCCATGGCCCCCACGGGCCTGAGGGTCACCCCAAGTACGCCTTGCGGCGCACTGATAGGCCAAAGATCCTGTGTCGCCGACGGAAAGCTGGACGGGGACGCAAGGCAGACGCCGGACCAGAGGGCCGCCTGCTGCCCCTGCCTATGCCCACGGGGCTGGCGGCCGCTTTGGCCGAgcccccgccaccaccaccaccaccacctcctgccctgccaggcccaggcccagtcCCAGAGCTGGAGCCGGAATCTTCCCAGACTCCAGTGGTCCCTACCCGCAAAGGCAAGTGCCGGGGAGTGCGGCGCATGGTGGTGAAGATGGCCAAGATCCCCGTCTCGCTGGGGCGGCGGAACAAGACCACATACAAGGTGTCATCCTTGAGCAGCAGTCTGAGCGTGGAGGGCAAGGAGCTGGGCCTGCGCGTGTCAGCAGAGCCCACCCCGCTGCTGAAGATGAAGAACAATGGCCGGAACGTCGTGGTGGTCTTCCCACCCGGGGAGATGCCCATTATTCTCAAGCGGAAACGCGGCCGCCCCCCTAAGAACCTGCTGCTGGGTCCTGGCAAGCCCAAGGAGCCAGCAGTGGTAGCGGCTGAAGCGGCAACTGTGGCCGCAGCCGCCATGGCCATGCCAGAGGTGAAGAAACGGCGGCGGCGGAAGCAGAAGCTGGCCTCTCCCCAGCCGTCTTACGCAGCAGACGCCAATGACAGTAAGGCCGAGTACTCCGATGTCCTCGCCAAGCTGGCCTTCCTGAACCGCCAGAGCCAGTGTGCCGGGCGGTGCTCACCGCCCCGCTGCTGGACACCCAGCGAGCCCGAGTCGGTCCACCAGGCACCCGACACGCAGAGCATCTCCCACTTCCTGCACCGTGTGCAGGGCTTCCGACGGCGTGGAGGGAAAGCAGGCGGTTTTggtggccggggcgggggccatgCAGCCAAGGCAGCCCGATGCTCCTTCAGTGACTTCTTTGAGGGcattggcaagaaaaagaaagtggtggCGGTGGCGGCTGCTGGCGTTGGGGGTCCCAGCCTCACCGAATTGGGGCACCCGCGCAAACGGGGCCGGGGGGAGGTGGACGCCATGACCGGGAAGCCCAAGCGCAAGAGGCGGTCCCGGAAGAATGGGACTCTGTTCCCAGAGCAGGTGCCTAGCGGCCCCGGCTTTGGGGAGGCAGGCGCTGAGTGGGCCGGGGACAAGGGTGGTGGCTGGGCCCCTCACCACGGGCACCCGGGAGGGCAAGCTGGCCGAAACTGCGGGTTCCAGGGGACCGAGGCCCAGGCCTTTGCCTCCACTGGACTAGAGAGCGGGGCGTCAGGCCGAGGCAGCTACTATAGCACCGGCGCGCCCGCGGGCCAGACGGAGCTCAGCCAGGAGCGCCAGAACCTCTTCACCGGCTATTTTCGCTCACTGCTGGATTCGGATGACTCCTCCGACCTCTTAGACTTTGCCCTCTCAGCCTCTCGCCCGGAGTCCCGGAAGGCATCGGGCACCTACGCTGGACCCCCCACCAGCACCCTGCCGGCCCAGCGGGGCCTGGCCAGCTTCCCCAGCCGGGGGGCCAAGGCCAGCCCAGTGGCTGTGGGCAGCAGTGGGGCTGGTGCGGACCCCTCCTTCCAGCCTGTCCTGTCCGCTCGCCAGACCTTCCCGCCTGGCCGGGCAGCGAGCTATGGGATAACTCCAGCCACGTCCGACTGCCGGGCGGCCGAGACTTTCCCGAAACTGGCTCCCCCGCCTTCGGCCGTGGCTCGCTCACCTACCACCCACCCGCCCGCCAACACCTACCCACCTCAGTATGGTGGCTACGGGGCCGGACAAAGCGTTTTTGCCCCAGCTAAGCCCTTTACGGGCCAGGACTGTGCTAACAGCAAGGACTGCAGCTTCGCCTATGGCAGTGGCAAtagcctgcctgcctctcccagcaGCGCCCACAGCGCCGGCTACGCCCCACCACCTACCGGTGGCCCCTGCCTGCCACCCAGCAAGGCCTCCTTCTTCAACAGCTCTGAGGCCCCCTTCTCTGGTTCAGCTCCCACACCCCTGCGCTGTGACAGCCGGGCCAGCACCGTCTCCCCCGGTGGCTACATGGTACCCAAGGGCACCACAGCCTCTGCCACCTCCGCTGCCTctgccgcctcctcctcctcctcctccttccagcccTCGCCTGAAAACTGTCGGCAGTTTGCGGGGGCTTCTCAGTGGCCTTTCCGGCAGGGCTATGGAGGCCTGGACTGGGCCTCGGAGGCCTTCAGTCAGCTCTACAATCCTGGTTTCGACTGCCATGTCAGCGAGCCCAACGTGATCCTGGACATCTCCAACTACACGCCGCAGAAGGTGAAGCAGCAGACAGCTGTGTCCGAGACCTTCTCCGAGTCATCCTCTGACAGCACCCAGTTCAATCAGCCAGTCGGCGGCGGTTTTCGGCGCGCCAACAGCGAGGCCTCAAGCAGTGAGGGCCAGTCAAGCCTGTCCAGCCTGGAGAAACTGATGATGGACTGGAACGAGGCATCCTCTGCCCCCGGCTACAACTGGAACCAGAGCGTCCTCTTCCAGAGCAGCTCCAAGCCGGGCCGTGGACGGCGGAAGAAGGTGGACCTGTTCGAGGCCTCACATCTGGGCTTCGCGTCATCCGCCTCAGCCACTGCCTCAGGCTACCCATCCAAACGAAGCACCGGGCCCCGGCAGCCGCGGGGTGGACGGGGTGGTGGGGCCTGCTCAGCTAAGAAGGAGCGGGGCGGTGCAGCAGCCAAAGCCAAGTTCATCCCCAAGCCACAGCCAGTCAACCCCCTGTTCCAGGACAGCCCAGACCTTGGCCTGGACTACTACAGTGGGGACAGCAGCATGTCACCACTGCCCTCCCAGTCGAGGGCCTTCGGTGTGGGTGAGCGAGACCCTTGTGACTTCATGGGACCCTACTCCATGAACCCGTCCACTCCTTCCGATGGCACTTTCGGCCAAGGCTTCCACTGCGACTCGCCTAGCCTGGGTGCTCCCGAGCTAGATGGCAAGCATTTCCCACCTCTGGCCCACCCGCCCACGGTGTTTGATGCCGGTTTGCAGAAGGCGTACTCACCCACCTGCTCACCCACTCTGGGCTTCAAGGAGGAGCTGCGGCCACCACCCACAAAGCTGGCCACCTGTGAGCCCCTCAAGCATGGGCTCCAGGGGGCCAGCCTGGGCCACGCAGCTGCGGCCCAGGCCCACCTCAGCTGCCGGGACCTGCCACTGGGCCAGCCCCACTACGACTCCCCCAGCTGCAAGGGCACAGCTTACTGGTACCCGCCGGGCTCGGCAGCCCGCAGCCCACCCTACGAAGGGAAGGTGGGTACGGGGCTGCTGGCTGACTTCCTGGGCAGGACGGAGGCCGCGTGCCTCAGTGCCCCACACCTGGCTAGCCCGCCAGCCACTCCCAAGGCCGACAAGGAGCCACTGGAGATGGCCCGGCCGCCTGGCCCACCCCGTGGccctgctgccgccgccgctggcTATGGCTGCCCACTCCTTAGTGACTTGACCCTGTCCCCTGTGCCGAGGGACTCGCTGCTGCCCCTGCAGGATACCGCCTACAGGTATCCAGGCTTTATGCCACAGGCGCATCCCGGCCTGGGTGGGGGCCCCAAGAGCGGCTTCCTGGGGCCCATGGCGGAACCTCACCCTGAGGACACATTCACCGTCACCTCCCTGTAG